In the Hevea brasiliensis isolate MT/VB/25A 57/8 chromosome 8, ASM3005281v1, whole genome shotgun sequence genome, cttaagaataattgttaagcatgagatgttgtaaatatgtaaatggtttggtggccaatattggatgtacctgaggacattaaaattatttgcataattactggctcaatgggatcaacttaactaatgcaagataagtcaataatggatgtacctgagattttgagcattaggggctaggtaaaggattgaacctcacatgagatgtgatgggcaaggagttgcttacttatagtttattgtaattccaataatggatgtacctgaggatgatcaatagaattataagaattcaatcacccactagaaatccatccaactaggatttccgttttctactttagaagtgtaggattcgctaagttagtgggaggaccaatttgattaaaagaccataatcatatttggtaaattacatgatacatttactaattaatctagttatttctgcaattaattttctaataataatgagcacagaacaaccaccaccatccaatatccttgcaagcatacttgatcgcaataggttgacaggacctaatctgtctgattggctaagaaatttgaaacttgtcctgaaccttgaacatataggatatgttctagattcaaatattcctggtcccttacctccagaggccacacaagaggaatatgaaattttggataagtggaaggagcatgatatgagagctaagtgttacatgcttgcttccatgagtaatgagttacaaaagcagcatgagaacatgttgagtgcgagtgagatcatccttcacttacaagagttgtatggtgagcacagtaggaatgctaggtatgagatatctaggtagctgttccgcatgaggatgtctaagggacagaatgttggggatcatgtccacaagatgattcggctgattgagcagttggaacatcttgacttcaacatggatttccaactacagatcgatttgatccttcaatcccttcctgagtcttttgggaattttgtgacaaatttccatatgacttaacaggaatgcaccttagctggtttactcaacatgctggttattgcccaaaagaatatgccgggcaataaaggaaaagaggtagctttaattgcatcttcttttgctggaaagtccaacaagaagaagggcaataagaaaaggaaacttcagatttctggtccttccaagaaaatagctaaacagaaagggaagaccaaagctaacaaaggcaaagaaaagtgtttccactgccaacaagaaagtgtttccattgcctgtaagaaagtgtttccactggctagagtatagcaatctaaatgaatgcaatgccatggtgaaaaccaactcaagtttaaaatatatttggcacttaaggttatgtcatgttgcagaagataggattgcaaaactagagaaaatggggattctatcctcattgggctttgagcctactccaacttgtgaatcttgccttcagggcaaaatgactagatcaccctttgttggacaagagctaagagctggaaatattttggagctaatacgtagtgatgtatgtgatccatttaaagtAATGGCtaaagggggctttcattattttattacctttactgataataaatcaagatttgggtatttgtatttgatgaaatacaaacatgaatcctttgaaaagttcaaagaatttaaatctgaagtagaaaatcaaacaggaaagaatattaaagctcttcgatcagatcgtggaggtgaatatttgagtactgaatttgatgaatacttgagagagcacggcattgtttcccagttgactcctccaggaacgccacagctgaatggtgtatctgaaaggagaaatcgtaccctattggatatggtacgtagtatgatgagctatactgatatgccaatctccttttggggatttgcattagaattagctttgtatattctgaaaaggattccatcaaaatcagtttctgccacaccttatgagatatggcatggaagaaaaccaagtcttaagcatgttaagatttggggttgtccagcttatatcaaaaagctgaacactgataaattggagaccagatcagaaaaaggtcgatttgttggatatccaaaagatagttttggatattatttttatttgcctacttcacaaaaggttgtgatgagtagagatgccacatttcttgaacaacagtttgttcaagaaggaggcaaaggaaggcaaatagagttagaattggagaattctgaccaaccaacagatcagatggatatagatccatctggtcaacctatacccgttgatgaaacatctacagctgttcctcttagaacaaccagggtatctcacccactagtgagatatggtttccttcatgaagaagaacaagagttgtctactcatgaagaagtagatcatggagatgatccacttacctatgaagaagctatattagatatatactcttcaaaatggattgatgctatgaaatccgagattgattccatgtataagaatcaagtttgggatcttgttgatccacctgaaggtattgtacctatagggaacaaatgggttttcaagaagaaaattggttctgatggaaaggtagagacctataaggcaaggctagtagcgaaagggtttcgccaaaggcaaggagtcgactatgaggagactttctcgcctattgccatgcttaaatcaattaggattttattagcaatagctgcatactatgattatgagatttggcagatggatgtcaaaacagttattctcaatggatacattgaagaaaacattttcatggaacaacctaggggttttgaatcccaagatggttccaaggtatgcaagctaaagcgatccatttatgggttgaaacaagcttcgaggagttgggacatccgttttgatgaagccattaaatcctttggttttataaaaaatgaggatgagccatgtgtatataagaagattagtgacagtgctatcactttctttgtcttatatgtggatgacatactgttgatgggtaatgacacaggtatgttgacaactataaaggtatggttgtcaaatacattctccatgaaagacttaggcgaggcaacctatattcttgggattcgcatctatagagatagagcgaaaagaataattggtttatcctaaagtctatacttggaaaaggtattaaagaggtttaacatgcttgattccaaaagaggattgttaccagtgagatatggtatccacctttctaaagagatgtctccaaagacacctgaagaaagagataagatggccaggattccatatgcttcggctattgaaagtttaatgtatgcaatgttgtgtactaggccggatatcgcatatgctgttagtttgactagcaggtatcaattcaatccaggtttggaacactggatagctgttaagaatatccttcagctaaggatttattcttgatttatggaggtggagacttgcaattggatggttatattgattctgacttccaatcagatatcgatgatagaaagtctacctctggatatttgttcatttgtaatggaggtgcagtcagttggaagagttccaaacagagcacgactgaagattccactacagaggctgagtatattgctgcatcagatgctgcaaaggaagctgtttggataaagaagttcgtgatagaacttacagtagttccttccattgagtaagtagttccactacactgtgacaacaatggagcagtcatataggctaaggaactaaggtctcacccaaaatccaaacacatagaaaggcactactacattatcagagatatagttgggcaaggcgatatagccatgcagaaaaaataacatcagctgaaaaaccagttgatccattcactaagcctttgtcacaagctcagttagactgacatcttgagaagatgggtctaaggtattgtaatgaatggctctagtgctagtgggagattgttagtagtatgccctagagcatatcatttagtatgtatcttgtacatattttattaataaaaggcatttccacttttccgtttacataatatatttatgtgcaatagaaaaggtccattgatattttgttagaaatattattcttaagttgttaagaatatgagtgataatatttccagcacaaagtatcataaataggttcacaatcgaggatacttcataataaggacatgacttatccagaaagattgtattcatgtttgttcccaagttatttatatgagatataaataagatggaatggtgagtctcatgccatataacaaacatgataggcacttatacatgataagtaggccgaaccagtgacacttatgacaagcacatggagtttactcttgtcaatgttttgtcataaatcatatcagtgcatataatctttagacctgagatagcacaattatcttgtatataggtagtttgagtttgatactgctttcatacttgtactgtgtatgggtatatgggcatgtgttggctcctactagttatatatggaggtaggtgttgatcaagatggaatctgttcctctaagtaaatagagataaagtcctatgttcatttaattgttcttgatgtttcaagttcctggccaggacagatagatttatacagaaaagagtttctgatgagaaaatctttttaatcaagaactagaattaaaagagaacataatattcatagcaaatggagtttgacataaaccatgactccagcttgagttgggattttgtaacagagagattctagtgcatggtaacatatgattataggttcatttaaggtaaaccttattactaattgggtggccatggcatgctatgctaggtgttaaccatggtctatgaggttcataaaatgatttagagaaatcatttatggtaagaaagagttctgatgatattaagagttgatatcatgtctcattgccaattagtgatgagcctagtaagtcacacacatacacaagttatcacctaattaaatatgatttaattaattaattaaagagtttaattgattaattaaataggtttttgaaactaaatctagattattggatgtatagtataagttaaatttatatttaaagtgtttaaatatgaatttaattaatagagattaattaattaatttatatttgatataaattagaagaagaaaaaataattattttgggttaagaactcaaaattaagacacaggggcattttggtcatttcacagtgtgacacgtggcaccatgagatggtgacacatgggattacacataagcttgccaaatgttttttaatcatgtaagatgattaaaatcaagattaaatataggtttgacacttggcacaatgtgattgggtcacttaaacctagagctaatcaaagggtgacatgtggcaagggtttaatgtgttaacctagctatataagtgttgttatgaaaagaaaagcaaccagcagccactcctctcctttgtcacgccatttgaggttctccatctattcttcttcatctctcatcaattcaaagagattagccatcaatctcttgaattaagaacactagaaactgtttctagtgtcctgtttacatttctaatctcttaaaaggcagaacttgaatttctaattaatagaaaaagctttagaagctgttcaaggactgccataggtgttcttggtgtggacaagctagagggacaacatttggtatcctgaagacaaatctcaaaggcgcaaacacgctgcagtgcatcaagaggttagtgtaatcgtttttgattaaatctagggttctaaaattaatctgattaattttaaaatcttaaatggcaaatacagatccaaaaacatattaaaagagttttaatatgttgtttatcattgaaatcaaatagataaaaataaatcttacatgatgcatgtgaccctaggtgaaaatttttgaattcaatggtataaacttgtatttttcacgcttccgttccttcaactccTAACAAAGTAAACTGTGGAAATAGCCATAACATGCTCATTTTAATCTTCTTATGAATATAGTTCCATCTGCGAACCTCGTCAACCTTGGAAGCGGTAACACAACATAATATAGAATACACCATCCCCAGACCAAATCTCCAGAGAGTAACAAGTTCATGCTTTTCTTTATTTTCCTTCCACCGCTTGGGAATCAAGGCACTGAACAAGTATGAAACTATGAAACTTACCAGTGATGCAAGTGTGGAGAAAGCATTTATGGGCAACGTCAAGCCAAAGAATTCAATAGGATCGAAGCCGTCACTTTGCTCAATAAAGAAAGTGGAGCCTGTTGCCTTTGCAAGGGCATAGACAAGTAAGCTTGTCCACATGGGTAGCAATGCTAGAAGTTTCTTCATTCGATTCACTTCTTCTTTTGTGCAAAGTCTGCCTTGCTGCCTTTCTTGGTCGGGATTGGAAGTTTCAGGAATTGCAGCTTTGTCTAAGAACCTGAAAGTAAAATACTTATCAATAATTAGTTTTCCATTGAGCGGAAGAGAGACTCGCATACACAGACCAACATATCTGAAGAACCTGAAGAGTGGATTGTGAGGGAACAGAAGGACTTCATTGCTATCAGTAGGGTAACTTAGATGTCTTTTCAACATAGCCACTGTAACAACTCTATAGACAATGGAAAGAGGGCTCCCAGTTGGTCTACAGGGGTGGTAAAAGAAGATGCCAGACCAAAACAATACATAAGCAACTCCCATCAATCCTGCTGAAACTATGAAAACTATTTTATAGTTAAGATTGTAAAGTGATAAAATTATC is a window encoding:
- the LOC131182025 gene encoding protein NRT1/ PTR FAMILY 5.6-like, with the protein product MSGERSNYHLASFKGNYLEALSLASFGLSHQSMQSGNMGSNFKVMKSSFSTFCSSILYLLHACKRRARSRLSLILSHAFVDTAVIKNFISYIIDEWMHKSLPVAAAIVNVQEGISTIFRLIVVHIADAYVGRFKIVACTTSLYILGLVLLIFVHQSGSFGLFASLLITVGIAGPDPTLKAFLSDHVIKPTEANINNVVNEEKLEACTNLWWRVAWSLGAAISVIILSLYNLNYKIVFIVSAGLMGVAYVLFWSGIFFYHPCRPTGSPLSIVYRVVTVAMLKRHLSYPTDSNEVLLFPHNPLFRFLDKAAIPETSNPDQERQQGRLCTKEEVNRMKKLLALLPMWTSLLVYALAKATGSTFFIEQSDGFDPIEFFGLTLPINAFSTLASLVSFIVSYLFSALIPKRWKENKEKHELVTLWRFGLGMVYSILCCVTASKVDEVRRWNYIHKKIKMSMLWLFPQFTLLGVEGTEA